Genomic segment of Eupeodes corollae chromosome 2, idEupCoro1.1, whole genome shotgun sequence:
TACGAACAAATTCATATCATAGGCCCCGAACGAAATGTGAAAAAGCATTGCCACCCAGAAACCATTTATTCGGACTTTCGGAATCAGCTGGTAAACGTCAaaatgtaaaaatcaaaattgaaatttaatcttGGATCTtgctttttgtgtattttttaaaatggattcATTTGCAATCgctatttttgcaataaatgaagaaaatttgcAACGAAAAAGCGGATTAAAAATACATAGGAACATTTTAAGGGATGCATTTAATCCTGAAATCTATCTTCTTAAACTGTATACATATGGTCCATATCCAGATTCAGAAAAAAACTATAGAGTTAACAAAGCAGCATTTAAATACTTATTGGAGAAGCTGGATCAAGAACTGAACCCGTGTGTGTTCTCATTTTCAATCACACCTATCAGCAGACTAGCAGCTTTACTCAGATTCCTGGCAGAAGGATGGTATCAATACGGCGTAGGAAAAGATTTCGAGATTGGAATGGCACAGtctacgttttttttattatcttcaACAACTTCGTTAAGTTGTTGATTTTGGTCTTCCAAAGAACTGTTGAAGCCAAACAAACGAGAGCTTTTAactccatttgttgatgtttcaAGACCAGTTAACTTGATAACACTTTCTTCAAGGTCTGAAAAAGAATGCGTTCTCTTCATTCCACCACCTGTAAccttgatttcttttttattttctactagttttcttttaatatacgCCTTCCAGTCTAACTATACCTAAAACAAAGAGAGATTTTAGAAAGACCTTTTTGCAGCATTATGTAATTTAAATGTACCTTCCTCCAGCTGCTGGCATCCTTTACAGGTGGACCAAGGCTGTTTAGTTCTTCTTTTACTTTATCCCAAAAGGCGGTGACTTTctcttttgttgcttttgtgtACCCTTAAGCAATTTCAGGGTTTTCTTGTAGTAAATCCAATAGCCTTTGGTACtgtgttttgtttgtaattacttttttggacctttaaaaacaaagtatatatatttttcagaataattttgtatttgagcTTACATTTTTGTCAATTTGTATCTGTTCGTAGAAAAATCTGTCAAACTTAGTAAGTTTCATTTAGTTCTATTGATACCACTTTTCAgaactccgaatttcgtagcaGAATGTTTCCATACGAACGGAGCTATGATAccttttttcgggattcgtagaACGAATCTATTACGTCGGGGCGTGTGATAAGGCTGAATGTTTAAACAACTTGGCCACAACCATCTCAATAAGCCCTTAGGACTGATAAAGTGATTTTATAGTTTTCTTGAAAATGTAACACTTTCCGATGAAATGGATTGCGTCATCTCTTTACGCTAATTAGCCCATATTATACTCCTGCGGTAAATCGGATATGTGTGTGCCATACCCTTTAGGCTTAGTGATTCCCTCGGAATCTTGACCGTTGTAGCAGTCAAATTTATCTTGATCAAGTCTCAGAAGTAGTTTCTCTCTGCGAGATTATGGTTCAGGTTCAATCTACTGTATGTTTTCCTTAATATTGAACCCGAAGCTTCAGCTGCATACTATGCTCTACATTTTGTATCTACCTTTGATTTGATGTCGAGCAGAAGGGCTTTGATGTTCGATATATGtattttgaacatttaatttaaaatttatatcgcAACCTTCTGCAAGATATGTTCAATCACTGTACCAGCTATTTTAGACTTGTATTGCTTTAAGAACTAAACTTTGCTGACTAGCGATTCGCCTGGACTGGTACAATGATTGGACATGTCTTGCAGAAGGATGcgatataaatttttaaaacatatcgaAAATCAAAGCCCTTCTACACGGCTTCATATCAAATATACACTGCCGCTCATCTAAATAggttcacaaatatttttacctcACTGTTGGCCTCTCTTCATATGTATTGCAATGACACATctcttttatatatgtaaagAAAGAGCATCATTATGTGCTTGTTTTGGGAAAAATTAATTAGTCTTAAATCTTACCTTTATTCTTCCACGGTAGCTAGACTAAATGTTAtcataaaaacaagcatttttttggctcatctgaataggttcaacggatgaaatggaataaaacaatcaaattatttaaactccataaattattttacccttttgttttgtatgattATTTAACAATAGTTAATAATGAGTGTTGAATGGAACTATACAATTTTTCCAAGTATTGAAGCGAAATTTCTGACCAGGCTTTTTTAATGGCTGCGATTAATGACTTTTTGTCTTTGAACTGCCTCCATGACTATACTTTACCTAAGAGAAGTCCCCACACATTCTCTATTATGTTAAGGTCAGGGGAGTATGGAGGCCACACCAGCATCTCCACATTTTGGCTCTCTTTCCACTGCCTTGCTGTCCTCGCTGTATGGGTAGGGACATTATCATGTTGGAATGTCCACGATATTGGCCCAAAGAGATCAGAAATCTGTAGGAAGGCCTTTTCTAACACACCTTTATAAGAATTTGCATTCATTCTCGATGTAACAAATTGGAGCTTTAAGGCTCCGTAGAAGAAaatagctccccacaccataacactgCCTTACCGCTATACAGCCGACTCTAATAATGCTCCCTTTTTCGAAGGTcataaaagtaataattataGCCGTCAGGGCCCTCTaactttacctttttttcatcTGAAAAAATCGTTTTACCGTAGCTAAAGTGCAATTGAcaccggtttttatttttgacacggaatcataaaaattaaaagctgtTCTGATGATAGCACGTTTATCAGTCTTTGATAAGGCCGTATAAGTTCCtcctttcatgttttttttcataattttggaCATATCGCAAGTAACTGCCTACCAAATTTTGACTTCTTTTGAATTTCTTCGCCATAAGTCGTTGGCTTAGTCCTGATTCccgaaatgcttttattttgccttttttttctttgcttaaaGATTTTCCGCGACCCTTTTTCACCGTTAATAGGAAAAACACACTAACTTTATTGACCGATAAAATTTCGGTTACAATTAACACGCAACTCACCACAAACTGCAATTTTTGCTGTTGAACCTATTCAAATGAgccaaaaaaatgcttgtttttataaatacatttaatctAACTACCGTGGGAGATTAACGGTAAGCTttaagacacatttttttctcccAAAGCAAGCACATAATGATGCcattacatatataaaaaagatgtgtCATTGCAATACATATGAAGAGAGGCCAACAGTGAGGTGAAAATATTCAGATGAGCGGCagtggaaataaaaaatgtagagCTTTAAGGTTTTTAAGATCCACAGACTACAGTAGTCGCTTGTTCTGTTTATCATGAGTTGTAATGCTTCCGgggaaaaaataaacatatcatttgttaaaacaattaattattacTCAACCCTACCAAGAAGGTAATCGATAAGATTATCTATGACAAGCAAAAAAATAGGTTGGGAACCAATATGCAATTATTTATCATTAAGagtgttttaataatatattcaaaacttttcttgattgagtaggttaggttaggttggagtggctgtcaagatgtcattgacacacgtagacctcaagggtccattgtgataacactaatgaggttactcatgggagagtaataaatttaaacaaaccattttgtacttttaataaagttagagagacgttttgtgtcaatcgttgccagttcactggtgttatcaaagaagggattaccgagaaagtaattccttctaatggagagtgctggacatgtacacagaaggtgttggactgtttcctcttcctcctcgtccatgcagcttctacagaagtcatttgtgtagacccctagcctcagagcatgtcttcgtatgaggcagtgtcccgttattactccaattgtagagcttatactttgtctgctcagtgatatcaagctctttgaccgttttaagtcaatacttggccatatttgcttggttgctaggcaggtggtactttgtgacatctagcatttgttgtttctagagcatattgcttgagaagatatttgcatgtagcaagtggtgttcctatgttatgtttttgtctaacataaggcagaagtgttccgtttttggcgagctcatcggctttgcaatttcccggaatgtctctgtggcccggcacccaaatgaggtgaatgttagactgtccgtcatctcattcagagatgattgacaatcgtggactgttcgagagtttgtggagaccgacgcgagagatttaagagcggcttggctgtctgagaagattcgtatatccttacaagatataacgttttctttgagccaggatagtgcttctttaatcgccattacttctgcctggaatacactacattgattgggaagtctatattatagactgagattcagttgttctgaaaagataccacttccaactccgtgatcggtctttgaaccgtcagtatagaagtgtaccgcatcgtcttccaggggtccctcttcttcccaggaggatcttgaagggatggacacatggaatcttttaccaaataccatttttgggatggtatagtctaagcgatctgggatagatctgaaattgtctagaatagtagtatgtccagtattgttactggtccattgagaggtcgctctaagccttacacatgagttggcagccacctttttagagaagatgtcaagtggtgttaggtttaaaagcacttccagtgctgcggttggtgttgtgcgaagtgcacctgtgatgcacatacctgctgaccgctggactttaataagcttatttagattaaccatcttgtccagtgcggtccaccatacgacggctccataaatgagtatcagcctgattaccgaagtgtatagccagtgggttatttttggggagaagccccattttgatcctatggcctttttacaagtaaaaagcgctacagtagcctttttgactctttcatcaatatttgccttccaatttagttttttgtctaaaataaggcccaaatatttagcttgatcggaaaagcttaatggtatttctctaatcttgggtgggctaatctgaggaattttatattgaTTAGCAAACTCTTCGTAAAAAAGTTCACAGGTCGTGCCAcactaaattaaatttcttttctcTGGTACTTTCATTTTTCATTGCTGACATAGTAAGGATAATCATGTTGGATTTATTAAGATTAACAAATTGTTTCGAGGCTTCTCAGTGTTTTTCCGATTGATTCTGCAGCAGAATGATTTCATCTGATTCCATTTAAAATAGAGAACGATcatttcaacattcgaaaaagaCTTcagcgttttttaaatataaataataatctaatatgaataaaattatgATTGTAGAAAACGCtcatgtttcttatttttgttttcagtgacATCGACTAACTTCACAAATGCTGCACAATCTTTGGCCAACCTAATTTGTAAACCTGATTGGACAGCTTCTGCATCAGAACCTGGCAAAGAAGCCGATACAGTACGTTCTTTCTGTTATTTCTATCtaaaaaattgacattatttCATTTGTATTATTTCATTAGCCTGAAACTGTCGAAGGAATTGTTCATGCTGGCTTGCATGttgttcttaagaaaattattaaacatgATTCAGAGCGAAGCAAGGAAAACCAAGAAGAGACATTTGGTGCGATACTATCAAATACTATTACAGATGAAACTGTAAGTACATTATACACATGATAGTCCAAAAATTCTTCgtacagcagctttctttttgttgattaaatatttattacaacaatatattaaaaaccgtttttgaaaataacaatcacaatttgtttaaatttggtaaaaaggtaaaggtggaaactaactttttttcaatattgccactttggtttttacatttattcctagtaccttttttttcgaaaaacactGAAATAGTTTgttgtacggagactttttggactaagcGTATATCTCTCCTTGAAAATAAATCGttaactaaaacatttttttaaataatttcttaggtaaaatgttggttaactcATAACAGAGGCTGTTTCATTCTTCTGAATGTCATCGAAAACAACGCAAAAGAAGCAACAAACACCCTTAAGCAACTAATTAAggataatattaaaattctaaagGGACAAAGTACAGCAGGAAGTaaacttttgttaaagaaaattgaaaattagattttaagtttttatatatttcattgttttttttttttttgtaatgttagagattaattaaagatattttttaatctaCGCAACTAATTTTgacttgttttgtatttttattgtgtACGAAGAATTAAATGCAGTCCGGAATcagtttcaataatttttgacatttttccaaCTTTCAAACTGAAGGAAGCATCTTCGAATGGTTTTTGCAtttgtccttaaaaaaaacgttaaaaaaaagtataaaagacaaattattgtgaatatttaaataaacttacctCGTCCAAACATTCCAAGATCACCTCCACGTTTAGCTGAACTGCAGTCAGAATATTTCTCAGCGAGTTCATGCAAAGTCGCTTCTCCAGATTCAATCTTatgaacaaataaacaaacatatttattgagtgttttgaaaaagtttcaagATTGGAGgcataaaatgtatgtttggaTTAATATAATACCTGTTTCTTATACTCCTCAAGAATTGTGCGTGCTTCTTCTTTGGAACGTGTAATGTTGTCTTCTCGCCAGGAACTTGGCCGTCGACTTTTATTGTGCTTTACTAGCAAATGGGAACAACGGACTTCGTTGGGACCCTATGTAACAAGGAAGCTTATTAGATTTGTATGGTCttttttttgactcaaattataaataaatggtCTTTGTTTTGCAAATGAAAATGATCGATAGTATGATAAAACAccttattcatttttgtttttctaaagttagttagttagttagcgTCGCTGTTGCAAGAATAGCTCAGACTTAACATTAAAAGAGATACAGTGGctattgaaaaacataagcaatcgtttttaatatttaatattatgagAAAATTAGTTGTCACAAATTTTCTTATTCCGATTTCAAACTTTGTTGATACAACATCTTTCtttgttatataaattaatatattatatcctGTTTGTAAAACAACCAGACTATAATAAACTAGTTGATGACTTGTGTGATGAAGATGAAACTGTTGAAGACTCTGGTGATGTTACCATAACTGAAGATACAGTTAGTGAAGACTTGGAAGATGAACATCATACTGTCAGCGATGGTGCAGCTGTGCTCCCTTCGCAAAATTACAACAGTGATTTTCAAGGCGAGGCTACTGTAAGACGCAGCGAACAGGAGCGCCGACCTCCAAGTAAGTTTGATGATTATTACATGAGTTATAGAGCAACTTCTGCGGATGAATTTTTAACAGGTGTTCCGAATTCTTTTGGTGAAATCAATTCCTGCTCTGATGCTGCAAAATGGTATAAGGCTATTCAAGACGAACTCTCTTCAAtgaacgaaaacaaattttggcaAGTGGTCAGAAAACCGAATAATGCGAAGATTTTGAAACCGAAGTGGATCTTCCAAATTAAAGTTAACGAGAGGTGAGCCGACAAGATATAAGGCCAGACTCGTAGTAAAGGGATTTATTATGACGAAACCTACTCACCCGTTGCGAAATTGACAACCATACGAATTGTGTTAGCTGTTGGACTGTACAAAAACCTGATATTCCACCAATTAGTTGTAAAGACTGCATTTTTTCATGGTGAGTTGAAGGAAGAACTTTATATGGCTGTTCCAGAAGGGGTTTCCGAAGCAGATGGAAATGTTTGTCACTTACTCAAATCCATTTACGGCTTAAAGCAAGCACCTCGATGTTGGAACAAAAAGTTTAacgattttcttcttcaattggCATTTAAAAGATCCAATCACGACTATTGTTTGTACACCAAGATCGGACTAGGAGAAGATGACATCATAATACTTATTCTGTATGTTGATGATTTACTCATTGCTGGAAAAAGCTTAAGACAAATAGAGCAATTAAAGACAAATTTGGAAAAGACATTCAAGATGTCAGACTGCGggaatcttaaatattttcttggaaTTAAGATTGATGTTCATGAAAACGAAATACATTTATCGCAAGTATCCAacattgaaaaagttttaagcaagtttAGGAAAAAGGACTACAACTTAAAAAGACAATAACTGAAATTACACTTGACAAGCCCTACAGAGAATTGCTTGGAAGCTTAATGTATATTATGATGTGGGTTAGACCGGATATGTGTTTTCCAGTTGGATACTTGGGAAGATACCAACAAAACCCATCAGAAATTCATTGGCAAGCTCTCAAACGAATTGTGAGATATTTAAAAgggactaaaaaaaaaaaaacttgttttcgaaGTAAGTAGTCCTAATCCTTGATATACGTTTAAAGTTTATGGATGTACTGTGTCATGGTCTAGCAAAAAGCAAACTACTGTTGCGACTTCTTCAAGTGAAGACATTTGGATCCGAGGCATATTAAAAGACCTTAAGCAAATTATCATGGAACCTGCAATAATTTACGAAGACAGTAAGGGATGTATTGGAATGGCTACAAATTAAAAGAGCAAACGGTCtaaacttataaatataaaacaccaCTTTATTCGAGATCACATTCAAAATGGACTGATTGAAATCAATAGTTCCAATAGAACAAAGGATCAACTTGCAGACGTTCTTACAAAATCCCTTGATTCAACACGTTTTCAAGATTTATGTTTAAGACTTGGTTTAAACGATTGAGAAGGggtattgaaaaacataagcaatcgtttttaatatttaatattatgagAAAACTAGTTGTCACAAATTTTCTTATTCCGATTTCAAACGTTGTTGATACaacatctttttttgttatataaataaatatattatatcctGTTTGTAAAACAACAAGACTCTAATAGCGGCTAATTGGCTGAGTAATCAAATATTGGGTTCAACGTAACGACCGTTTCTATTGTATGGAGTCCGCCAtctaactttgtttttaaactagtgcttatttcgtgaatggtaataCTTGTATCATGTCTGATTTGATAGATTAGTTTTATCCTTTCGCTgtacgaatatggttgtgtttACGGTTGAACAACGCTGGGAAATATTGCCTGCGATCGACTTAGAGAAGATGCTGATTTGGCTAAAAAAATCGTCTTTTCGGGTTTTGATTTTCGCGGGtttgtaaacaagcaaaattatcGAATTTGGGGCAGAGAAAACCCGCACGCacacattgaaaagccgatacacccaaaacgagtcaatgtttggtgcggattttggtccagaggcattCAATGGCGATGTTATTTATGAACATATCTTCTGCAATTTATCTGCAGTTGCTCGATTGTAAATCTGACTTTATAAACATGTCTAATGCATGTTTATGACAACACCCGTACTTCTTACCTTGCCTTTGACAATTTTTGGTAGAAATTAATGTTTTGGGCGAACCAAAGAATTCATAATATCAAATGACATGTAATAAGACAACACTCGAAGCATTTTAACTTATATAAtacgtattttttaaagttgatagACTTTAcgaattttaatacaaattggtAAATTATATTGCAattgtaaaaacatttttttttatatattcaataCCTCAcagatgtttgtttttaagaaaatgaagtTTCGAAGACGTAAGATATTAAGCTCTACAGCAACATTTTACTACGTTGTATTAGCTATagctttgaaacaaaattatttgcagCGTTTAACATCCTATTCCATCAACTTTACCAATCTACGTTTTTTGTTATGCACTAGGAAGTGGGTTTTC
This window contains:
- the LOC129945497 gene encoding putative peptidyl-prolyl cis-trans isomerase dodo; the encoded protein is MSDTTEKTVPEGWEVRTSRSTGMTYYLNIYTKESQWDMPTEPAAKQGPNEVRCSHLLVKHNKSRRPSSWREDNITRSKEEARTILEEYKKQIESGEATLHELAEKYSDCSSAKRGGDLGMFGRGQMQKPFEDASFSLKVGKMSKIIETDSGLHLILRTQ